DNA from Petropleomorpha daqingensis:
CACCTTGTCCAGCGCGTTCGCCAGCCACTTCCCCTCGGAGACCACGAAGACCGTGTCGTGGCCGCCGACGGTGGCCACCGGGACGATCGGCACCCCGGAGCGGATCGCCTGCTTCACGAACCCGGTGCGCCCGGCCAGGGTGGCCACGTCGCGCTTGCGCCACGAGCGCATCGCGTCGACCTCGCCGCCGGGCCAGACGACGACGTCGTCCCCCTGCGCCAGCGCCGCCCCGACGCTCTTCCGGTTGGCCGCGATGACGCCGACGGCGCGGAAGTAGTCACCCAGCCCCGGCGCGGCCATGAGCACGTCGTGCGCGGTGCCGTGCAGCAGCCGGCGGCCCTCGAAGTGCGTCCACCAGGCGTTGACCAGCGTCCAGGCGTCCATGGTGAGCGCGCCGCCGGAGTGCACCCCGACCACCAGGCACGGCCGGTCGGGCACCCGCTCCCAGCCGGTGACCTCGAGCCGGAACCAGTACTTGTTGAGCAGGTCGTAGACCGGCTGCTGGAGCCCGAGCAGGGTCCGGTTGGGCGGGGTCGGCTCCAGCGCGGCCGACACCCGCCACTCGATCAACCGCTTCAGGGGGTTCGTCTCTCCCACGCGGTGATCAACGGCGCGCGGGCCGAAAGGTCACGGGAGAGTAACGACGATCACCGCCCGATCGGCGTCATGTCCGGGTAGCGGTCGCCCACCGGCGGCGCGATGGCGCCCAGCCGGGACAGCTGGTCGTCGGTGAGCTGCAGGTCGGCCGCGGCGGCGTTCTCCTCCAGCCGGGCGACCCGCTTGGTGCCGGGGATGGGGACGATGTCGTCGCCCTGGGCGAGCAGCCAGGCGAGCGCGACCTGGCCCGGGGTCGCCCCCGCCTCGCGCGCGACCGTCTCGACCTCCTCGACGATGCGCAGGTTCTGCTGCAGCGCGTCGCCGGCGAAGCGCGGGTTCTGCCGGCGGAAGTCGGAGTCGTCCAGGTCGGACAGCGAGCGGATGCCGCCGGTCAGGAACCCGCGGCCCAGCGGCGAGTACGCGACGAAGCCGATGCCCAGCTCGCGCACCAGCGGCAGGATCTCCGCCTCGGGGTCACGCGTCCACAGCGAGTACTCGCTCTGCAGCGCGGTGATCGGGTGGACGGCCTGCGCCCGGCGGATCGTCTCGGCGCCCGCCTCGGACAGCCCGATGTGCCGGATCTTGCCCTCCTCGACGAGCTGCGCCAGCGCGCCGACGGTGTCCTCGATCGGGGTGCCGGGGTCGACCCGGTGCTGGTAGTAGAGGTCGATCACGTCGGTGCCGAGCCGCCGCAGCGAGCCCTCCAGCGCCGTCCGGATGTTGGCCGGGGTGCTGTCGTACTGCCGCACGCCCCCGTTGGGGTGCGAGATGTTGCCGAACTTGGTGGCCAGCACGACCTCGTCGCGGCGGCCGGCGATCGCCCGGCCGACCAGCTCCTCGTTGGTGTACGGGCCGTAGATCTCGGCGGTGTCGAGGAAGGTCAGGCCGAGGTCGAGTGCGCGGTGGATGGTGCGGATCGACTCGGCGTCGTCCGCGCCCGCGCCGCTGTAGAAGGCCGACATCCCCATGCAGCCGAGGCCGAGCCGGGAGACGTCGAGAGAACCGAGGGAAACACTCCGCATGACCACAACCGTAGGCGCCTCCGCTTCGGTGTGCTCAGGGAGCGGCGGGCCGCGGCCCCTCCGGTCGCTCGACCAGCCAGCAGTGGATCTGCTCGTAGACCAGCGGGTGGTTGAGCAGGTCGAAGTGGGTGAGCCCGCCGATGCGGTGCACGTGGTCGGGCGGGAAGGCCAGCCGGTCGTCGTCCCCGGTGTCGCCGAGGGCGCTGCGCGGCGGCACCAGCAGGTCCCCCAGCAGATCGGCGACCGGCGCCGCCGGGTCGCGGGTCAGGGTCGCCAGGACGACGAAGTGCCGGGCGCCGTCCGAGAGCGGGACGTGCGTGTGCGCGGCGACGCCGGGCGCGTCGAGGTCGCGGCCGCTCCAGTCGGCCTCGACCAGCGTGCCGCGGCGGAGGTCCTTGATCCCGACGCTGCGCAGCGCGAGCAGCGCGGCCAGCGGCCGGGTCTCCGGCACGCGGGCCAGGACGCCGGCCAGCCGGTGCACGCCGCGCTCGAGCGGGGCGCCGAGGTGCGGCGTCCCGAGGGTGATCGTGTCGCGCACCAGCGCGGTCCACGGGTGGGCGTCCGCCGTTCCGCCGCCGGCCTGGTGCAGCGCGCTGCGCGCGACGAGCCCGCCCATCGAGTGCCCGATCAGGACGACGTCCTGCACCTCCTGCGGCCAGGCGGCGACCAGCCGCCCGAGCAGGTCGTCGAGCAGCCGCCCGTTGTCCGAGACGTGCAGGCCGGTGTTGTAGCGCAGGTGCACCGGGGTGAGGCCGAGGTCCTGCCGCAGCCGGGTGCCGTAGTCGGCGGACCGCTCGGCGCGGTAGCACCACGTCGCCTCGGTCTCGGTGAGCCCGTGCACGAAGACGGCGAGCCGGCCGGTCGCGCCGGGGAACGCGGCCCGCAGCGCCTCGGGCTCCGGCGGCACCGCGGTGCCCTCGACCCGGATGCCCAGAACCGTGGCGAGGGCGGGCGCGTCGCGCTCGACGACGTCGCCGTGCGCGCCGTTGAGGACGGCGAGCGCCACGCGGCCGGAGCGGTCGGCGTCCAGGTCACGGCCGTCGGCACCGAGCGCCGCGAGGATCCCGGCCACCCGCGCCCCGGCACCCAGGGCCAGGCGCACGCCGCCGTAGCTCAGGCCGGCGATCGCGTCGTGCACGAGCTTGACCGGCGCGGCCTTCGGGCCGATCGCGTCGAACGCCCGGTCGGCGATGCCGCGGTGCAGCTCGGCGACCCGGTTCGTGCTCCCCCGCAGGGTGATCCGGCCCAGCTCGCCGATCCCCCGCACCTCGTCGCCCCGCATGCGTCCATCACAACAGCTTCTCGAACCAGTGGTGCGCGTAGGCCTCGTCGTTGAAGGCGGGCACCTCGCGGTAGCCGGCCGACCGGTAGAGCCCGATCGCCTCGGTCAGCGTGCGGTTGGTCTCCAGGTGCAGCACCCGCACCCCGTGCTCGCGGGCACGGGCCTCCAGCTCGGTGAGCAGCCGCCGGCCGAGCCCCAGCCCGCGCGCCGACCGGGCCACCCACATCCGCTTGATCTCCGCCGGGGCGCCGCCGTGGAACCTCAGCGCGCCGCAGCCGACCGGCTCGCCGTGCAGCGTGGCGACCACGAGCAGCCCGGCGGGCGGGGTGAGGTCGGCGGCCCCGGCCGGGATGCTGCGGGCCGGGTCGAAGCCGGCGTCGAACCGCTCGTCGAGCTCGGCGGCGTAGGCGGCCAGCGCGGCCCGGGCCTCCGGCCGGCGCGGATCGGTCTCGGCCACCGTCACGGTCGAGGCGGTGAGCAGCCGCTCGACCTCGGCCATCGCCGCGGCCAGCCGCTCCCACTGCCCGGCGTCGAGCGGCGCGAGCAGCCCGGCGGCCAGCTCGTCGGAGCGCCGGTCGAGCTCGCTGCGCTCGGCCAGCCCGCGGGCGGTCAGCCGGGCGGTGCGCACCCGGCGGTCGGGCACCCCCGGCTCGACGACGACGAGCCCGTCGGCCTCCAGCGCCCGCAGCAGCCGGCTCAGGTAGCCGGAGTCGAGGTCGAGGCGGGCGCGCAGGGTCCGCACGTCCGCGCCGTCCGGGCCGATCTCCCACAGCACCCGTGCCTGGCCGATCG
Protein-coding regions in this window:
- a CDS encoding lysophospholipid acyltransferase family protein, whose protein sequence is MGETNPLKRLIEWRVSAALEPTPPNRTLLGLQQPVYDLLNKYWFRLEVTGWERVPDRPCLVVGVHSGGALTMDAWTLVNAWWTHFEGRRLLHGTAHDVLMAAPGLGDYFRAVGVIAANRKSVGAALAQGDDVVVWPGGEVDAMRSWRKRDVATLAGRTGFVKQAIRSGVPIVPVATVGGHDTVFVVSEGKWLANALDKVTGLKKTLRGANLPIVAGLPFPLAIEVLPAHLPLPAKIRTELLDPIEVDDDPARAGDEAYVRSVYEQVESAIQAGMDALAAKRTLPVFG
- a CDS encoding aldo/keto reductase gives rise to the protein MRSVSLGSLDVSRLGLGCMGMSAFYSGAGADDAESIRTIHRALDLGLTFLDTAEIYGPYTNEELVGRAIAGRRDEVVLATKFGNISHPNGGVRQYDSTPANIRTALEGSLRRLGTDVIDLYYQHRVDPGTPIEDTVGALAQLVEEGKIRHIGLSEAGAETIRRAQAVHPITALQSEYSLWTRDPEAEILPLVRELGIGFVAYSPLGRGFLTGGIRSLSDLDDSDFRRQNPRFAGDALQQNLRIVEEVETVAREAGATPGQVALAWLLAQGDDIVPIPGTKRVARLEENAAAADLQLTDDQLSRLGAIAPPVGDRYPDMTPIGR
- a CDS encoding bifunctional helix-turn-helix transcriptional regulator/GNAT family N-acetyltransferase, which produces MDATAVAHVRRFNRTVTQRLGVLEETYLSRARPIGQARVLWEIGPDGADVRTLRARLDLDSGYLSRLLRALEADGLVVVEPGVPDRRVRTARLTARGLAERSELDRRSDELAAGLLAPLDAGQWERLAAAMAEVERLLTASTVTVAETDPRRPEARAALAAYAAELDERFDAGFDPARSIPAGAADLTPPAGLLVVATLHGEPVGCGALRFHGGAPAEIKRMWVARSARGLGLGRRLLTELEARAREHGVRVLHLETNRTLTEAIGLYRSAGYREVPAFNDEAYAHHWFEKLL
- a CDS encoding lipase family alpha/beta hydrolase → MRGDEVRGIGELGRITLRGSTNRVAELHRGIADRAFDAIGPKAAPVKLVHDAIAGLSYGGVRLALGAGARVAGILAALGADGRDLDADRSGRVALAVLNGAHGDVVERDAPALATVLGIRVEGTAVPPEPEALRAAFPGATGRLAVFVHGLTETEATWCYRAERSADYGTRLRQDLGLTPVHLRYNTGLHVSDNGRLLDDLLGRLVAAWPQEVQDVVLIGHSMGGLVARSALHQAGGGTADAHPWTALVRDTITLGTPHLGAPLERGVHRLAGVLARVPETRPLAALLALRSVGIKDLRRGTLVEADWSGRDLDAPGVAAHTHVPLSDGARHFVVLATLTRDPAAPVADLLGDLLVPPRSALGDTGDDDRLAFPPDHVHRIGGLTHFDLLNHPLVYEQIHCWLVERPEGPRPAAP